One Mycobacteroides abscessus ATCC 19977 genomic window carries:
- a CDS encoding NDMA-dependent alcohol dehydrogenase, with protein sequence MKTRAAVLWGLEQKWEVEEVDLDPPGPGEVLVRLAATGLCHSDEHLVTGDLPIPLPVVGGHEGAGTVVECGEGVEDLSEGDSVILTFLPSCGRCSYCARGMGNLCELGAALMMGPQIDGTYRFHARGEDVGQMCLLGTFSEYTVVPQASVVKIDGGIPLDRAALIGCGVTTGYGSAVRTGEVRAGDTVVVVGAGGIGMNAIQGARIAGALAIVAVDPVNFKREQASGFGATHTAASMDEAWSLVSDMTRGKLADVCILTTDVAEGSYTAEALALVGKRGRVVVTAIGHPDESSISGSLLEMTLYEKQIRGALYGSSNAPHDIPRLVELYSAGLLKLDELVTREYSLDQINEGYQDMRSGRNIRGLVRF encoded by the coding sequence ATGAAGACACGTGCGGCTGTTTTGTGGGGCTTGGAGCAGAAGTGGGAGGTCGAAGAAGTCGATTTGGATCCGCCAGGTCCCGGGGAGGTCCTCGTGCGGCTGGCGGCCACCGGCTTGTGCCATTCCGACGAACATCTGGTGACCGGCGACCTCCCGATCCCATTGCCGGTAGTGGGGGGTCATGAGGGTGCTGGCACAGTCGTGGAGTGCGGCGAAGGGGTCGAGGATCTGTCCGAAGGTGATTCTGTCATCTTGACCTTCCTTCCCTCGTGTGGGCGCTGCTCGTACTGCGCGCGCGGCATGGGCAATCTCTGTGAGTTGGGAGCGGCGCTCATGATGGGACCGCAGATCGACGGCACCTATCGCTTTCACGCACGAGGCGAGGACGTCGGGCAGATGTGTTTGCTCGGAACGTTTTCCGAGTACACAGTGGTGCCGCAGGCATCCGTGGTCAAGATTGACGGCGGAATCCCTCTGGATCGGGCAGCCTTGATCGGGTGCGGCGTCACGACCGGCTACGGATCTGCGGTGCGGACTGGGGAGGTGCGCGCCGGGGACACCGTCGTGGTAGTGGGAGCAGGCGGAATCGGAATGAATGCGATTCAGGGTGCGCGAATCGCGGGTGCGCTAGCAATTGTGGCGGTCGATCCGGTGAACTTCAAGCGAGAGCAAGCGAGCGGGTTCGGCGCGACGCATACCGCCGCCTCGATGGATGAAGCTTGGTCGCTGGTCAGCGATATGACGCGGGGCAAGCTGGCCGATGTCTGCATCCTCACCACTGATGTAGCTGAGGGCTCTTATACCGCCGAAGCGCTGGCCTTGGTCGGAAAGCGCGGACGCGTCGTGGTTACGGCCATCGGGCATCCCGACGAGTCGTCGATCTCAGGGTCACTGCTGGAGATGACGCTTTACGAGAAGCAGATTCGTGGCGCTTTGTATGGCTCATCCAATGCGCCACACGATATTCCGCGGCTGGTCGAGCTTTACTCCGCCGGGCTGTTGAAGCTCGACGAGTTGGTCACCCGCGAATACTCCCTCGACCAAATCAATGAGGGCTACCAGGATATGCGTTCAGGAAGAAACATTCGAGGGCTCGTCCGGTTCTGA
- a CDS encoding ThiF family adenylyltransferase, which translates to MTRRHQPTLTGWQKHLLAELKALAQQRPNEIQVRGRPTLDASGEASLRISLRTAAIPHHPGGLQLQETEEFILQLRPSSYSLPAIDVDHTRFLGYPHVLAGQRLCIYLDPSREWQPTLGVAGLLTRLWDWLVDAAAGNFHAATAMYHAVGGVPHQAHDTPTIVTREPGPAKRHQTAHLIARSTHRYDLTYSPGAAGHRVPVITLATALPFGAASTFALLLALLDDPYLDRLEGRAPRIAPQSPAFLTALLASALRNHHDAEQYFVLAVPHPAGGPPHLLGGRLPTPTANALREVAQQRGVGIVLDPAKINTEIPIEWCRMSDERPEVTTRRDDGRPVNGFQGKTVHIWGCGGLGSWIAEFIARAGASEITVCDPGIVTGGLLVRQNYVEDDIGRSKAEALAGRLRAIRDDLTVTVAEGHLPEDHTSCLAADLIIDATVNNGITSCLDALATAPTRKALIAQVATDARSGTLGLAVLCAASATATVSSIDQDAGRTIQGDSGLELYHTLWQEPSDDELIPTRGCSVPTFHGSAADLVAVAATLVNLIGSHLQQPDSAVSGTHLIALPHAASGPRHHFLPGVTHPMDHTAGTE; encoded by the coding sequence GTGACCAGACGCCACCAGCCCACGCTGACGGGCTGGCAGAAGCATCTCCTCGCCGAACTCAAAGCGCTAGCGCAACAACGTCCCAACGAAATCCAGGTCCGAGGAAGACCCACGCTCGACGCTAGCGGCGAGGCGTCGCTCCGCATCTCGCTACGCACGGCCGCCATCCCGCATCATCCGGGTGGCCTGCAACTTCAAGAGACCGAGGAGTTCATCCTTCAGCTTCGCCCCTCTTCGTACTCGCTACCGGCTATCGACGTTGATCACACTCGGTTTCTCGGCTACCCCCATGTGCTCGCGGGTCAACGACTATGCATCTATTTGGATCCTTCACGGGAATGGCAGCCGACGCTTGGTGTGGCCGGCCTACTCACCCGCCTTTGGGACTGGCTCGTCGACGCGGCCGCCGGAAACTTCCACGCCGCCACCGCCATGTACCACGCTGTTGGCGGAGTGCCGCATCAGGCACATGACACACCGACGATCGTTACCCGAGAACCCGGACCGGCGAAGCGCCACCAAACGGCTCACCTGATCGCCCGGTCAACGCACCGATACGACCTGACGTACTCGCCTGGAGCTGCCGGGCATCGCGTACCGGTAATTACCCTGGCCACCGCGCTGCCGTTCGGTGCCGCATCCACATTCGCGCTACTGCTTGCTCTCCTGGACGACCCCTACCTTGACCGCCTCGAAGGACGGGCTCCCCGGATCGCACCGCAATCGCCGGCGTTCCTCACCGCCCTCCTGGCGAGTGCGTTACGAAATCACCACGACGCCGAGCAATACTTCGTCCTCGCCGTGCCGCACCCCGCTGGAGGCCCACCCCACCTCTTGGGCGGACGGCTCCCCACCCCAACGGCGAATGCGCTCCGCGAGGTCGCGCAGCAACGGGGTGTGGGGATTGTTCTCGACCCCGCGAAGATCAACACTGAAATCCCGATTGAGTGGTGCAGGATGTCCGACGAACGACCCGAAGTGACAACCCGTCGCGACGACGGCCGCCCCGTGAACGGATTTCAAGGAAAGACTGTCCACATCTGGGGCTGCGGCGGGCTCGGATCATGGATCGCCGAATTCATCGCTCGCGCAGGAGCATCGGAGATCACCGTGTGCGACCCTGGCATCGTCACCGGCGGCTTGCTCGTCCGACAAAACTACGTCGAAGACGACATTGGCCGTTCCAAAGCCGAGGCACTCGCTGGACGGCTCCGCGCGATCCGTGATGACCTGACGGTCACCGTCGCAGAAGGGCACCTCCCAGAAGACCACACGTCATGCCTGGCAGCGGATCTCATCATCGACGCCACAGTGAACAACGGCATCACGAGCTGTCTCGATGCGTTGGCAACTGCGCCGACGCGAAAGGCATTGATCGCTCAGGTCGCCACAGACGCTCGCTCTGGCACGCTCGGCCTAGCCGTGCTGTGCGCCGCAAGCGCAACAGCGACAGTTTCCAGCATCGATCAAGACGCTGGCCGAACAATCCAGGGCGACAGCGGACTTGAGCTCTACCACACGCTGTGGCAAGAACCCAGCGATGACGAACTTATACCAACCAGGGGCTGCTCGGTCCCCACATTCCACGGCTCGGCAGCCGACCTCGTAGCGGTCGCAGCCACACTCGTCAACCTGATCGGAAGCCACCTCCAACAACCGGACTCCGCGGTTTCGGGCACACACCTCATCGCTCTGCCGCACGCGGCCAGCGGCCCCCGACACCACTTCCTCCCCGGTGTAACGCACCCCATGGATCACACAGCAGGGACAGAATGA
- a CDS encoding SMODS domain-containing nucleotidyltransferase: MQLADHFNVLLKDTVNLSQFKLDLLNQRVEAIYKALKADVEIGALITGKTPQGSWAHRTIINPVGDNEFDADFMLDMSQNPDWADNPKTYIDEVYAALHRHSTYGTMPHSRKCRCARLVYANSMHVDIVPHLNLADGREVIVNRDDNEWELTNPQGFTDWMKKQDSIASGNLRKVIRLMKYLRDHKNSFTGTRSVLLTTMLGEQVTDLRKLLDPSYYSNVPTTLLHVVQDLDTWLQANPIKPSIADPSGSGVTFDHRWGPDPESAQATYSYFRDRIHVHAADIEAAYEEKDKDRSVQLWQNIFGDGFKAPATTTASAKFPAATSAADSTVGRSGRAG; the protein is encoded by the coding sequence ATGCAACTCGCTGACCACTTCAACGTCTTGCTGAAAGACACGGTCAATCTCAGCCAGTTCAAACTGGACCTACTCAACCAGCGCGTCGAAGCCATCTATAAGGCACTCAAAGCCGACGTCGAAATCGGTGCGCTGATCACCGGCAAGACGCCGCAAGGCTCCTGGGCACACCGCACGATCATCAACCCCGTCGGTGACAACGAGTTCGACGCCGACTTCATGCTCGACATGAGCCAGAACCCGGACTGGGCCGACAACCCCAAGACCTACATCGATGAGGTCTACGCAGCCCTGCATCGGCACAGCACCTACGGCACCATGCCGCACTCACGTAAGTGCCGCTGCGCGCGGCTCGTCTACGCCAACTCCATGCACGTCGACATCGTCCCTCACCTCAACCTGGCCGACGGTCGAGAGGTCATCGTCAACCGCGACGACAACGAGTGGGAGCTGACCAACCCGCAGGGTTTCACCGATTGGATGAAGAAACAGGACTCTATCGCCAGCGGGAACTTACGCAAAGTGATCAGACTCATGAAATACCTTCGTGATCACAAGAATTCGTTCACCGGCACACGTTCAGTCCTGCTGACCACCATGCTGGGGGAGCAGGTAACAGACTTGCGCAAGCTCCTGGACCCGAGTTACTACAGCAACGTCCCCACAACTCTTCTTCATGTCGTGCAAGACCTCGACACCTGGTTGCAAGCGAACCCGATCAAGCCCTCCATCGCCGACCCGTCCGGTTCCGGCGTGACGTTCGACCACCGGTGGGGACCAGACCCCGAGAGCGCTCAGGCGACCTACAGCTACTTCCGTGACCGAATCCACGTGCATGCCGCCGACATCGAAGCGGCCTACGAGGAGAAAGACAAAGACCGCAGTGTCCAGCTGTGGCAGAACATCTTCGGCGACGGATTCAAGGCGCCGGCCACAACAACCGCTAGCGCGAAGTTTCCAGCAGCCACCTCTGCCGCGGACTCAACAGTGGGGCGCTCTGGTCGGGCAGGGTGA
- a CDS encoding CBASS cGAMP-activated phospholipase has protein sequence MDVVPATPANLGNGTSSPGPGEFAAQVYPAAEREAAGPRPERFQVLALDGGGAKALFTAHVLARLEQDLGVRITDSFDLIAGTSAGGIVALGLGAGLTPKEIVSHYEELVEKVFPASRRRGWRRPRQLRSPIYDAEALRQALTGVLGARLLGDSTKRLVIPAWDVQRGAVHIFKTPHHTRLTRDWRIPMVDVALATSAAPLYFPAAYVDGHRLIDGGVWANNPAVVAIAEAVSMLGVPLDAITVLNVGTIDQLTDHPKRLDRGGLLHWARPIAPLILNASSRGGQGLAEHLIGKSNYTRFDALVPGGLYALDSAGPKDVAGLAASVSRELSPSYTAKFADHQAPAYTPVNGRRHRDDPGSISHTEAPNATR, from the coding sequence ATGGATGTAGTTCCCGCGACGCCTGCCAACCTTGGTAATGGTACGTCCTCGCCGGGACCTGGCGAATTCGCCGCGCAGGTCTATCCAGCAGCCGAGCGCGAGGCGGCTGGCCCGCGCCCCGAGCGCTTCCAGGTCCTCGCTCTCGATGGAGGGGGCGCCAAGGCGTTGTTCACTGCGCATGTGCTTGCACGTCTGGAGCAGGATCTGGGCGTTAGGATCACCGATTCCTTCGACCTCATTGCTGGCACGTCGGCGGGCGGCATCGTCGCACTGGGTCTCGGTGCGGGCCTCACGCCGAAGGAGATTGTCTCCCACTACGAAGAACTGGTCGAGAAAGTCTTTCCGGCGTCGAGGCGGCGAGGATGGCGCCGACCACGGCAGCTGAGATCGCCCATCTATGACGCAGAGGCGCTGCGGCAAGCGTTGACCGGCGTCCTCGGAGCCCGACTCCTTGGCGACAGCACGAAGCGACTCGTCATTCCCGCGTGGGATGTACAACGCGGGGCCGTGCACATCTTCAAGACTCCGCACCACACACGGCTGACCCGCGACTGGCGCATACCGATGGTGGACGTTGCACTGGCGACCTCGGCGGCGCCGCTGTACTTCCCCGCGGCGTACGTCGACGGACACAGGCTCATTGACGGCGGAGTATGGGCCAACAACCCGGCTGTCGTCGCGATCGCCGAGGCCGTCAGCATGCTCGGTGTTCCTCTCGACGCGATTACCGTCCTCAACGTCGGCACCATTGATCAGCTGACCGATCACCCCAAGCGCTTGGACCGCGGCGGACTCTTACACTGGGCAAGACCGATTGCCCCGCTGATCCTTAACGCCAGCAGCCGTGGCGGACAGGGCCTCGCCGAACACTTGATCGGCAAATCCAACTACACGCGCTTCGACGCTCTAGTGCCCGGCGGCCTCTACGCACTGGACTCGGCGGGCCCAAAGGACGTGGCCGGCCTCGCTGCCTCAGTCAGCCGAGAACTCAGCCCTAGCTACACCGCGAAATTCGCTGACCACCAGGCGCCCGCATACACACCGGTGAACGGACGCCGACACCGCGACGATCCGGGCAGCATTTCACACACGGAGGCCCCCAATGCAACTCGCTGA
- a CDS encoding nucleotidyl transferase AbiEii/AbiGii toxin family protein, producing MTGTASVQIACTAVADDNGMRALRDVAAVTADIEYRVIGGHMVRLLRHVYNVSGIPRLTSDADTGIDVNVASTGNLHDRLTALGYTAECGNRYERGEQAVDLLVPTAAKPGKRIIGERAFDGAPGLRLALALPPIEVAVTARLTDGDTVEFEVPVPDVEAAFVLKMLARTVRDSERDLQDIETLLEIVASQPDYHASPWRLGDPKITKAGERGDAARVAAQMISSPPTRVPARVRALLRRHVAIVSR from the coding sequence GTGACCGGAACAGCATCGGTGCAAATCGCCTGCACTGCGGTGGCCGACGACAACGGAATGCGTGCACTGCGCGACGTGGCCGCAGTCACTGCCGACATCGAGTACCGCGTCATCGGCGGTCACATGGTGCGACTGCTGCGGCACGTCTACAACGTGTCGGGCATACCGCGACTGACCTCCGACGCAGACACCGGGATCGACGTCAACGTGGCGTCCACCGGGAACCTCCACGATCGACTCACCGCACTGGGGTACACCGCTGAATGCGGCAACCGCTACGAGCGGGGTGAGCAAGCGGTCGACCTCTTAGTTCCCACCGCAGCCAAACCAGGCAAGCGGATCATCGGCGAACGAGCCTTCGACGGAGCGCCAGGGCTGCGGTTGGCGCTCGCCCTACCGCCGATCGAAGTCGCCGTCACAGCCCGACTCACCGACGGCGACACGGTTGAGTTCGAAGTTCCGGTTCCCGACGTCGAGGCAGCATTCGTGTTGAAGATGCTGGCACGTACCGTTCGCGACTCCGAACGTGACCTCCAGGATATCGAGACACTACTGGAGATCGTCGCGTCACAACCCGATTACCACGCTTCGCCGTGGCGCCTGGGCGACCCCAAGATCACAAAGGCCGGCGAGCGCGGCGACGCTGCGCGTGTGGCAGCGCAGATGATCTCCAGTCCGCCGACGAGGGTGCCGGCCAGAGTGCGGGCGCTGCTCCGGCGCCATGTCGCCATCGTGTCGCGATGA
- a CDS encoding IS3 family transposase (programmed frameshift), translating into MPRPYPREFRDDVVRVARNRDDGVTIEQIATDFGVHPMTLTKWMRQADVDEGAKPGKSTNDSADLRELRRRNRLLEQENEVLRRAAAYLSQANLPKRVYPLVSELAADGIPVAVTRRVLKLARQPYYRWRANPITDAELVEAYRANALFDAHGEDPEFGYRYLVEEAREAGEPMAERTAWRICSQQQLWSVFGKKRGKNGKPGPPVHDDLVQRDFTAETPNMLWLSDITEHYTGDGKLYLCAIKDAFSNRIVGYSIDSRMKSRLATAALRNAVGRRGVVAGCVVHTDRGSQFRSRKFVQALHHHGMVGSMGRVGAAGDNAAMESFFSLLQKNVLDRRRWATREELRIAIVTWIERTYHRRRRQGALGRLTPVEYEAIMTTTASQAA; encoded by the exons GTGCCTAGGCCCTACCCCCGTGAATTTCGCGACGACGTCGTCCGCGTTGCCCGTAACCGCGACGACGGGGTGACGATCGAGCAGATCGCCACCGATTTCGGCGTGCACCCGATGACGTTGACCAAGTGGATGCGCCAAGCCGACGTCGACGAGGGCGCCAAGCCGGGTAAGAGCACCAATGACTCCGCTGATCTGCGCGAGCTACGACGCCGAAATCGGTTGTTGGAACAAGAGAATGAAGTCTTACGGCGGGCAGCGGCGTACTTGTCGCAGGCCAATCTGCCG AAAAGGGTCTACCCGCTCGTAAGTGAGCTCGCCGCCGACGGGATTCCCGTCGCGGTGACGCGCCGGGTACTCAAGCTCGCCCGCCAGCCCTACTACCGCTGGCGGGCAAATCCCATCACCGATGCCGAACTCGTCGAGGCATACCGCGCCAACGCCCTGTTCGACGCGCACGGCGAGGACCCCGAGTTCGGCTACCGCTACCTCGTCGAGGAGGCCCGTGAGGCCGGCGAGCCGATGGCCGAGCGCACCGCCTGGCGCATCTGCTCACAGCAGCAGTTGTGGAGCGTGTTCGGCAAGAAGCGCGGCAAGAACGGCAAACCAGGACCGCCGGTGCACGACGATCTGGTCCAGCGCGACTTCACCGCTGAAACGCCAAACATGTTGTGGCTCAGCGACATAACTGAGCATTACACCGGCGATGGCAAGCTCTACCTCTGCGCGATCAAGGATGCATTCTCCAACCGCATCGTGGGTTATTCGATCGACTCCCGAATGAAGTCACGCCTGGCGACCGCCGCGCTGCGCAACGCGGTCGGCCGCCGTGGGGTGGTCGCCGGCTGCGTGGTTCACACGGACAGAGGGTCGCAGTTTCGAAGTCGAAAGTTCGTCCAGGCCCTGCACCATCACGGCATGGTCGGCTCAATGGGACGTGTCGGCGCGGCCGGCGACAACGCGGCGATGGAGAGCTTCTTCAGCCTGCTGCAGAAGAACGTCCTCGACCGCCGCCGCTGGGCCACCCGAGAGGAGCTGCGGATCGCCATCGTCACTTGGATCGAACGCACCTACCACCGACGTCGCCGCCAAGGCGCCCTCGGCCGGTTGACCCCCGTCGAATACGAAGCCATCATGACCACGACGGCCAGTCAGGCCGCGTGA
- a CDS encoding acyl-CoA dehydrogenase family protein, producing the protein MTDAGTTTASEDGAARFVVAPEAWTTPERRALSQMARSFVEREIAPKLAEWEHVGEIPRDLHLNAAEVGLLGIGFPEEVGGSGGNAIDSALVTEAILAAGGSTGVCAALFTHGIALPHIAANGSDALIERYVRPTLAGKMIGSLGVTEPGAGSDVANLRTRAVREGDTYVVNGAKTFITSGVRADFVTTAVRTGGPGYGGVSLLVIDKNSPGFEVSRRLDKMGWRCSDTAELSFVDVRVPADNLVGAENSGFLQIMQQFQAERLGIAVQAYATAGRALDLAKSWARERETFGRPLTGRQIIRHKLAEMARQVDVACTYTRAVMQRWLAGEDVVAEVSMAKNTAVYACDYVVNEAVQIFGGMGYMRESEIERHYRDCRILGIGGGTNEIMNEVIAKRIGL; encoded by the coding sequence ATGACGGACGCTGGCACGACCACGGCAAGCGAGGATGGGGCAGCTCGTTTCGTTGTCGCCCCGGAGGCGTGGACCACGCCGGAGCGACGAGCGCTGAGCCAAATGGCGCGGTCTTTCGTGGAACGTGAAATCGCGCCGAAGCTAGCGGAATGGGAGCACGTGGGTGAGATTCCACGCGACCTGCATCTCAATGCTGCCGAGGTGGGGCTTCTCGGAATCGGGTTCCCGGAAGAAGTCGGCGGCAGCGGCGGCAATGCGATTGACTCTGCACTGGTCACTGAGGCCATCCTGGCCGCAGGCGGGTCCACTGGCGTCTGCGCCGCCTTGTTCACCCATGGCATTGCCCTTCCCCACATTGCCGCCAATGGCTCCGACGCCCTGATTGAACGATATGTCCGTCCTACGCTCGCAGGAAAGATGATCGGCTCGCTGGGCGTTACCGAGCCTGGGGCAGGCTCAGATGTCGCGAATCTGCGCACACGCGCGGTGCGCGAGGGGGACACCTACGTGGTCAACGGAGCAAAGACGTTCATCACCAGCGGAGTTCGAGCGGACTTCGTTACTACGGCGGTACGCACCGGCGGACCGGGTTACGGTGGAGTTTCATTGCTTGTGATCGACAAGAATTCGCCTGGATTCGAAGTGTCCCGCCGGTTAGACAAGATGGGGTGGCGATGTAGCGACACCGCCGAGTTGTCTTTCGTCGACGTTCGCGTACCGGCTGACAACCTGGTGGGGGCAGAGAACAGTGGGTTTTTGCAGATCATGCAGCAATTTCAGGCTGAACGGCTCGGCATCGCCGTCCAGGCGTACGCGACGGCGGGTCGGGCTCTCGACCTTGCCAAGAGTTGGGCGCGGGAACGTGAAACGTTCGGTAGACCCTTGACGGGGCGCCAGATCATTCGCCATAAGCTTGCGGAGATGGCTCGACAGGTCGACGTGGCGTGCACCTACACCCGTGCGGTCATGCAGAGGTGGCTAGCGGGGGAGGATGTCGTTGCCGAGGTGTCGATGGCCAAGAACACCGCTGTGTATGCGTGCGACTACGTGGTCAATGAGGCGGTTCAGATCTTCGGTGGGATGGGCTACATGCGTGAGTCTGAGATCGAGAGACACTATCGAGATTGCCGAATTCTCGGAATAGGCGGCGGCACCAACGAAATCATGAACGAGGTCATCGCCAAACGTATCGGACTCTAG